In Monodelphis domestica isolate mMonDom1 chromosome 3, mMonDom1.pri, whole genome shotgun sequence, the following proteins share a genomic window:
- the CLPTM1L gene encoding lipid scramblase CLPTM1L has translation MWSSRSSFTSLIIGVFVVYVVHTCWVMYGIVYTKPCGGDSNCIQPYLARRPKLQLSVYTTTRSNLGAENNIDLVLNVEDFDIETKFERTVNVSVPKKTRNNGTLYAYIFLHHAGILPWHDGKQVHMVSPLTTYMVPKPEEINLLTGESATQQIEAEKKPTNALDEPVSHWRSRLTLNVMVDDFVFDGSSLPADVHRYMKMVQLGKTVHYLPILFIDQLSNRVKDLMVINRSTTELPLTVSYDKISLGKLRFWIHMQDAVYSLQQFGFSEKDADEVKGIFVDTNLYFLALTFFVAAFHLLFDFLAFKNDISFWKKKKNMIGMSTKAVLWRCFSTVVIFLFLLDEQTSLLVLIPAGIGAVIELWKVKKALKMTIQWKGLRPIFQFGAYNESERKTEEYDTQAMKYLSYLLYPLCIGGAAYSLLNVKYKSWYSWLINSFVNGVYAFGFLFMLPQLFVNYKMKSVAHLPWKAFTYKAFNTFIDDIFAFIITMPTSHRLACFRDDVVFLVYLYQRWLYPVDKSRVNEYGESYEEKPKRKPHKD, from the exons CTGAGTGTGTACACCACCACAAGATCAAATCTTGGTGCTGAGAATAATATAGATCTGGTTTTGAATGTGGAAGATTTTGATATTGAAACTAAATTTGAAAG gacAGTCAATGTATCTGTgccaaagaaaacaagaaataatggCACATTGTATGCTTACATATTTCTTCATCATGCTGGGATCTTGCCTTGGCATGATGGTAAGCAAGTTCATATGGTCAGTCCTCTCACTACATACATGGTTCCCAAACCAGAAGAAATCAATCTTCTCACAGGAGAATCCGCTACCCAG CAAATTGAAGCAGAAAAGAAACCAACAAATGCCCTAGATGAACCAGTTTCTCACTGGAGATCAAGATTAACACTCAATGTGATGGTGGATGACTTTGTCTTTGATGGGTCCTCTCTCCCTGCTGATGTTCATAGATACATGAAGAT GGTTCAATTAGGAAAAACAGTACATTATTTGCCCATACTATTTATTGATCAACTTAGCAACCGAGTGAAAGATCTAATG GTAATAAATCGTTCAACAACTGAACTACCTCTGACTGTGTCATATGACAAGATATCATTAGGAAAGCTCCGTTTTTGGATTCACATGCAAGATGCAGTATATTCCCTACAGCAGTTTG GATTCTCAGAAAAGGATGCAGATGAAGTAAAAGGAATTTTTGTAGATACCAACTTGTATTTCTTagctttgactttctttgtagcAGCATTTCAT cttctttttgattttctggcttttaaaaatgatatcagcttctggaagaaaaagaagaatatgaTTGGAATGTCTACTAAAGCAG TGCTCTGGCGATGCTTCAGTACTGTGgtgatatttcttttccttttggatgAGCAGACAAGTTTATTGGTGCTGATCCCAGCAGGCATTGGAGCAGTTATAGAA CTCTGGAAAGTGAAAAAGGCATTGAAAATGACCATTCAGTGGAAAGGCCTAAGACCCATATTCCAG tttGGAGCTTATAATGAATCtgaaaggaaaactgaggaatATGATACTCAG GCTATGAAATATTTGTCTTACTTACTTTACCCTCTATGTATTGGAGGTGCAGCTTATTCACTCCTAAATGTCAAATATAAAAG ctggtATTCTTGGTTAATCAACAGCTTTGTCAATG GAGTATATGCTTTTGGCTTTCTCTTTATGTTGCCCCAGCTGTTTGTGAATTACAAG ATGAAATCTGTTGCACATTTACCTTGGAAGGCATTTACATACAAA GCTTTTAATACATTCATTGATGATATCTTTGCTTTTATCATCACTATGCCAACATCACATAGGCTGGCATGTTTTAGGGATGATGTGGTATTTCTTGTTTACCTTTACCAAAGATG GCTTTATCCTGTGGATAAGAGCAGAGTTAATGAGTATGGAGAGTCTTatgaagaaaaacccaaaagaaaacCCCACAAAGATTAA